In Massilia sp. METH4, the genomic window AGCCTCGAAGCTCGTCAGTGCCGGGTTGACGTCGGAGATCGCCTTCTTCAGGTCGTCCAGGTCCTGGTAGACCAGCGCGTCGGCCGTGATTTCCTTGCACACTTCCTCGACGGTCCGGCCGTGGGCAATCAGTTCGTCGCGGGTCGGCATGTCGATGCCGTACACGTTCGGGTACAGCACCGGCGGCGCGGCGGAGGCGAAGATGACCTTCTTGGCGCCGGAATCGCGCGCCATCTGCACGATCTCGCGGCTGGTGGTACCGCGCACGATGGAATCGTCGACCAGCAGCACGTTCTTGCCCTTGAACTCGTCGCCGATCGCGTTCAGCTTCTGGCGCACCGATTTCTTGCGCAGCGCCTGGCCGGGCATGATGAAGGTGCGGCCGATGTAGCGGTTCTTGATGAAGCCTTCGCGGTATTCCTTGCCCAGGCGCAGCGCCAGCTGGATGGCGGCGGGGCGCGAGGAATCGGGGATAGGCATCACGACATCGATATCGTCCGCCAGGCCTTCGCGCTTGATCTTCTCGGCCAGGTACTCGCCCATCTTCAGGCGCGTGTTGTAGACCGAGGCGCCGTCGATCACGGAGTCCGGCCGCGCCAGGTACACGTATTCGAACACGCAGGGATTGAGCGTCGGGTTATCGGCGCAGATGCGGCTGTGCAGCTGGTTGTCGGCATCGATGAACACGGCTTCGCCCGGCTTCACGTCGCGCTCGAAGCGGAAGCCGGCGCCTTCGAGCGCCACCGATTCCGAGGCCAGCATGTACTCGGTGCCTTGCTCCGTTTCATTGATGCCCAGGCACAGCGGGCGGATGCCGAACGGATCGCGGAAGCCCAGCAGGCCCACGCCGGCAATCTGCGCCACGGCCGCGTAGCCGCCGCGCACGCGGCGGTTCACCGCCGTGACCGCTTCGAACAGCGTGCCCGAATCGAGCACATAGCCAGTGGTGGCGCGCATGATTTCGTGGGCCAGCACATTCAGCAGTACTTCCGAATCCGAGTCGGTATTGATGTGGCGGCGATCGTTCTTGAACATCTCGTTCTTGAGCTGTTCCCAATTGGTGAGATTGCCGTTATGCGCCAGCGTGATGCCGAACGGCGCGTTGACGTAGAACGGCTGCGCTTCCTCTTCCGACGACGAACCGGCCGTCGGGTAGCGGCAGTGGCCGATGCCAGAATTGCCCATCAGCGAACGCATGTTCCGGGTGCGGAACACGTCACGCACGAGGCCGTTGGCCTTGTGCATCGTAAACATGCTGCTGTGGTTCGTTGCGATACCGGCCGCGTCCTGGCCGCGGTGTTGCAACAGCAGCAGCGCGTCATACAGCAGCTGGTTGACAGGTTGATGGGAAACGACGCCGACGATGCCACACATAAGCTGTGCTCCTAAAGGTGCTACAAGATTGGAAAACTCGATTGGAACTTAGTTGACTGATTCTAAAATTGCACGTGCTGCGCCACGGCAGCTGGCAGGAATGGTTTCACGGTGCGCACGCCCGTTTCCGCGATCGGGGAAAACAGCGCCTGGCGCCAGAAGTCCTGTTGCGGGATCGACGTCATCCCACACAATATGACGCCCGCCAGCACGATTACAAGCCCGCGCCCCAGGCCGAACAGGCCGCCCAGGCCACGGTCCGCCAGGCTCAGGCCGCCCGCCTCGACCAGGGCCGACACGGCCATGGAGAGCAAGCCCATCAGGATACGCACGCCGATGAACAGGGCCAGGAATGCGACGATCAGCCGGATGGTCGCGCCAGGAATCGCGTCCGGCAGCATGTCGGCGAGCGCGGGGCCGTAGGCGTTGGCCACCACGAAGGCCACGATCCAGCCCAGCAGCGAGAGCATCTCCCGCACCAAGCCGCGCAAGGTGCTGACGATGATGGAAGTGATCAGCACGAACAACACCACGTAATCGAAAATCGTCACAGCGGTCTATCACGGTAAAGACAGGATAACGGGCAATATCGGGATGCGTCAGGCGGGGCTCAGGCTGCCGGACAGGCCGATCTTCTGTAGCTTGGCCTTGGCCTTTTCCGCTTCTTCGCGGCTGCTGAACGGGCCCACTTTCACGCGGGTCAACTCGCCCGATGGCGACTTCTGCGTGAACGACTTGATGCCGGCGTCGCGCAGCTTGCCCTGCAATTCCTCGACCTTGTCCTTGGCGGCCAGCGCGGCCACCTGGATCACGTAGCGCCCTGAGTCGGCGGGCGCCGGGGCTGGCTTGCCCTCCAGCAGCGCCAATGCGCGGGCGGCGTCATCCGTCTTCGGCTTCGCTTCGGGCTTGGCTTCCGGCTTCTTCGGTTCAGGCTTGGCTTCGGCCACCTTCTTCGGCTCGGGCTTGGGTTCCGGCTTGGGTTCGGGCTTCTGTTCGGGCTTGGTCTCGTGCTTCGGTTCCGGCTTGTGCTCGGCCAGCTTCGGTGCCCCGGCCTTCGGTTCGGCCTTCTGCGCCACGGCCTGCGGCGGCTCGGCCCGGCGCGGCGGCGGCGTCACCACCGGCGTATTGTCTTCCGGCTCGACGATTTCCTCGCTCTGGTCGAGCGCCTCGGCCTGGGCCGTCTTCGCCTCGACGGCCGGGTCCACTGCCGGCTCCGGCTCGACCGTGGGCTTCGCGGCCTGCGGCTTTTCCTTGGAAGGAATCTGGATCGCGATATCGTTGGCCAGCGGCTTCGGCTCCGAGTCCAGCACCATCGGCAAGCCGATCGCCACGGCGAGCGCCAGCGCGATGGCGCCTACCAGGCGGCGGCGCGCGCGCTTCTTCTCGGGCAGTACGGGATCGGCCGCATCCTTGCGGCCGCGGCCACGGGTTGCGCCCGGGACCGCCCCGGCCTCGTTCGAGGAGGCGCGCTTGGAACGGGCCCGCTCCGTCATCGCGCGGTCATCCGCGGCGCGGTAATAGCCGCTGTCTTCGGGGGACTGCTGCTTGTTTTTGCCGAATTTCGAGAACAAGCCCATGTATCAATCAGTGAAGGGAGGATTTTCGGGCGGCCATGACGCCAGCCACCGTCAGGAACGAGCCAAAGACCACAATTCTATCATTCTCCCCCGCCCGGCTCATTGCATTTGCAAAAGCTTGTGCCGGGGTATCGAATATATTGACGGTCTTTTCATGCATGTCCGGCACGGTTGCCTGCACCTTGGCGGCCAGTTCCGACGCGGACGCGGCGCGCGGCGACGGCAGCGTGGTCACGCACCAGTGGTCGATCGAGCCGCCGATGGCCTTGATCACGCCATCGATATCCTTGTCGTGCATGGACCCGAACACCGCGAACGTGTACGGGTGGAAGCCCATATTGCCCAGGTTCTGGTGCAGCGCCGAGGCTGCGTGCGGATTGTGCGCCACGTCCAGGATCACGGTCGGGCGGCCCGGCAGCACCTGGAAGCGCCCCGGCAGCTCGACGGTGACGAGGCCGTGCCGCACTTCCTGGGCGCCCACCGGCAGCTCATGCTTGAGCACTTCGAGCACGGCCAGTGCGGCCGAGGCGTTGAGCAACTGGTTCGCGCCGCGCAGGCTCGGATAGGCCAGCGAATTGCGGCGCATCGAACGGCCGCCGTAGTTCCACTGCTGCTTGTCGCCGGAGTAGTTGAAGTCGCGGCCCATCAGCCACAGGTCCGCACCAATCGCAGCCGCATGATCGATGAGCGCCTGCGGCGGCACCGGGTCGCTGCAGATGGCCGCCTTGCCCGGCCGGAAAATGCCGGCCTTCTCGAAGCCAATCTGCTCGCGCGTGCCGCCCAGGTAGTCGACGTGGTCGATGTCGACGGAGGTGACGATCGCCACGTCGGCATCGACAACGTTGACGGCATCCAGCCGGCCGCCCAGGCCTACCTCGAGGATCGCCACATCCAGGTTCGCGCGGCTCATCAGGTGCAGGATCGCCAGCGTGGTGAACTCGAAATACGTCAGCGGCGTATCGCCGCGCACCGCCTCGACGGCATCGAAGGCCTCGACCAGCATCGCGTCGGTGGCCAGGTCGCCATTGACGCGGGCGCGCTCATTGAAGTCGAGGAAGTGCGGCTTGATGTACAGCCCGACGCGGTAGCCGGCGCGCAACAGGATCGACTCCAGCATCGCGCAGGTGGAGCCCTTGCCATTGGTGCCCGCCACCATGATCACCGGGCAGGAAAATTGCAGTTGCAGGCGTTCCTTGACGGCGCGCACGCGGTCGAGGCCCATGTTGATGACGGTTTCGGCATGGCGCGATTCGAGCAGCGCGAGCCATTCTGGCAGGGTGGTCGGGGTGGGCATTGGGTCGGGAGAAAAACGGCAAAAACCAGGAAAGGCGCCATTCTAGCGCACCATGAAGAACGGGGCCGGGTCCTCGCGGACCCGGCCCCGTTCGGGCTTGTATCAGCATGCGTTTCAGGCATGCGTTTCAGGCATGCACCATGGCCTTGTCAGGCCGGCACGGTCAGGCGATGACTTCGGCAGCCTGGTTCTGCAGCAAGGCCAGCAGGCGCGCGATTTCCTCGCGCATCTTGCGGCGGTCGACGATCATGTCGATGGCGCCCTTGGTCAGCAGGAATTCGCTGCGCTGGAAGCCTTCCGGCAGCTTTTCGCGCACCGTGTTCTCGATCACGCGCGGGCCGGCGAAGCCGATCAGCGCCTTCGGCTCGGCCATCACCACGTCGCCCATGAAGGCGAACGAGGCGGACACGCCGCCCATGGTCGGGTCGGTCAGCACGCTGATGAACGGCAGCTTCTTCTCGGACAGCTTGGTCAGCATCGAGGTGGTCTTGGCCATCTGCATCAGCGACAGCAAGCCTTCCTGCATGCGCGCACCGCCGGTAGCCGTGATGCAGATGAACGGCACCTTCTGTTCCAGGGCGACCTGGGCCGCGCGGGCGAAGCGCTCGCCGACGACGGAACCCATCGAGCCGCCCATGAATTCGAACTCGAAACATGCCACGACAACCGGCAGGCTCATGATGGAACCGCCCAGGCACACGAGCGCATCGGTCTCGCCCGTGGCTTCCATGGCTTGCTTCAGGCGATCCGGGTATTTCTTGCTGTCCTTGAACTTCAGCGAATCGACGGGCAGCGTTTCCTGGCCGATTTCATAGCGGCCGCCGGCGTCCAGCAGCGCGTCGAGGCGCTCACGGGCGCGGATGCGCATGTGGTGGTCGCACTTCGGGCAAACGTGCAGGTTCGACTCGAGGTCCGTACGGTACAGGACGGCCTCGCAGGAGGGGCACTTGACCCACAGGCCTTCCGGCATCGTCTTGCGAGCGGCAGCTTCCGAGCGCTGGATGCGGGGGGGAAGCAGTTTTTCCAACCAGCTCATATTTTCTCCTGTTGCTCTAACTTAGGGGCGAAGTGTAGCCGTTTATGCCAGCCGTGTCGAACATTCAAAATTGGCAATTTTTAGCACGCACGTGAGATTTCATGCGGTCCGCAGGGCTCTAATGGCTGAGCTTGTGTCTCACGGTGCCAGGCACCGAGGGACACGAGCTCAGCCTTGTCCGTGGTCATCTGAAGCCCGCCCGATCGCGATGGACAGAGCACAAGCCGCCGTCTGGCGGCGCGCCTAGCCGAATACGAATGGCTGAGGCTGTGTCCCTTGGTGCCTGGCCACGGGACACGAGCCCGGCTTTAGCGCTTACTCGTCCAGCGCTCGCCGGATGCCGGCGACGAAGGCCTGCACGGCGGCCGGTGCCTGCTCGGGCTCGGACGCTTCGATTTCCTGGATGATGCGGCTGCCGATCACGACCGCGTCGGCCACGCCGGCAAGGACCTTGGCGGTCGCGGCGTCGCGGATGCCGAAGCCCACGCCGATCGGCAGGCTCACATGCCGGCGAATGGCGGCGATCCGTTCGGCCACCTGGGCGGTGTCGATGTGGCCGGCGCCGGTCACGCCCTTCAGCGACACGTAATACGAGAAGCCGCTACCGACCTTGGCCACCTGCGCCACGCGCTCCTCGGTCGAGGTGGGCGCGAGCAGGAAGATCAGGTCGAGGCCGGCGGCACGCATCCTGGCGGCGAATTCCTCGCACTCCTCGGGCGGGTAGTCGACGACGATCGCGCCGTCGGCGCCCACCTCGCGCGATTGCTCGACAAAGGCATCGACCCCGATGCGCTCGATCGGATTGGCATAGCCCATCAGCACCACGGGCGTGTGCTGGTTGGTCTTGCGGAACTCGCGCACGTACTCGAACACGTGGCGGATGCCGATCCCGTGCACCAGCGCGCGCTCGCAGGCGCGCTGGATGACGGGGCCCTCGGCCATCGGGTCGGAAAACGGCACGCCGAGTTCCAGCACATCGGCACCGCCCGCCACCAGGGCGTGCAGCAGCGGCACCGTCAGCGCGGGCGACGGGTCGCCGGCGGTAATGAAGGTCACGAGACCGGTCTTGTTGTGCGCTTTCAGCGCGGCGAAAGTCTGGGCGATACGGGACATGTTGTTCTCGGCAAATGTTTCTCGGAACCGGGGTCTGACCCAGGTTCCAGGCAATGTTTCTCGGAACCGGGGTCTGACCCCGGTATCAGGCAATGCTTCCTCGAAATGGGGTCGGAAGGAGCACGGGCCTGCAGGCCCATATCGTTCCGCAGGCGCGCAGCCATGCTCCGCGAATTCCCTGCTTCACCCCGGCTTCAGGCAACGATTACCCGAACTTCAACCCCATGCGCTCGGCAACGGTATGCATGTCCTTGTCACCCCGCCCGGACAGGTTCGCCAGCACGATCTTGTCCTTCGGCAGCGTGGCGGCCAGCTTGGCCGCGTAGGCCAGTGCGTGCGACGATTCCAGCGCGGGGATGATGCCTTCGATGTGGCAGCAGTCGTGGAAAGCCTGCAGCGCTTCCTCGTCGGTGATCGACACGTACTGGGCGCGGCCGGAATCCTTCAGCCACGCGTGTTCGGGGCCCACGCCCGGATAGTCGAGGCCGGCCGAGACCGAGTGGGTTTCGATGATCTGGCCATCGTCGCTCTGCAGCAGGTAGGTGCGGTTGCCGTGCAGGACGCCCGGGTAGCCCTTCGTCAGCGAGGCGGCGTGCTTGGCGGTGTCCAGACCCTCGCCCGCCGCTTCCACGCCGATCAGCTGCGTGTCCTTCTGGTCGATGTATGGATAGAAGATACCCATCGCGTTCGAGCCGCCGCCGATGCAGGCCAGTACGTAGTCGGGCTGGCGGCCCGCCATTTCCGGCATCTGCACGAGGCATTCCTCGCCGATCACGGACTGGAAGTCGCGCACCAGCATCGGATACGGGTGCGGGCCGGCGACGGTGCCGATGATGTAGAACGTGTTCTCGATATTCGTGACCCAGTCGCGCATCGCCTCGTTCAGCGCATCCTTCAGCGTCTTCGAGCCGGATTCGACGGGCACGACGGTGGCGCCCAGCAGCTTCATGCGGTAGACGTTCTGGGCCTGGCGTTTCACGTCCTCGGCGCCCATGTAGACCACGCATTCCAGGCCGAAGCGGGCGCAGATCGTGGCCGTGGCCACGCCGTGCTGGCCGGCGCCCGTTTCGGCGATGATGCGCGGCTTGCCCATGCGCTTGGCCAGCAGCGCCTGGCCGATCACGTTGTTGATCTTGTGCGCGCCCGTGTGGTTCAGGTCTTCGCGCTTGAAGTAGATCTGCGCGCCGCCGGCGATCTCGGACCAGCGCTTGGCGTGGTAGATCGGCGACGGGCGGCCGACGAAGTGCTTCAGCTCGTAGCGGAATTCGTCGAGGAATTCGGGGTCCTTGCTGTAGCGGGCATAGGCCTCGTTCAGCTCGGCCAGCGCATAGGTGAGCGTTTCGGCGACGAAGGAACCGCCGTAGGGGCCGAAGTGGCCGGTGGCGTCGGGCAGTTGATAGTCGGTGGCGTGGAACAGCGCCTTCGAATTTGCGGAAGTCATGTTGGCGTTCTCTCGGTTACTGGGAACGCCGTTGCTGCATGAAGCTTATGCGACGTTCCCGGGGGTGGCATCGCCGGCCCTCACCGCGGCAATGAATTGCGCGATCAGGCCGGCATCCTTGATGCCCTTCGCGGACTCGACGCCGGAACTGACGTCAACCGCGTAGGGGCGAACCTGCGCCACCGCGCCAGTCGCATTTTGCACGCTCAA contains:
- the trpA gene encoding tryptophan synthase subunit alpha, giving the protein MSRIAQTFAALKAHNKTGLVTFITAGDPSPALTVPLLHALVAGGADVLELGVPFSDPMAEGPVIQRACERALVHGIGIRHVFEYVREFRKTNQHTPVVLMGYANPIERIGVDAFVEQSREVGADGAIVVDYPPEECEEFAARMRAAGLDLIFLLAPTSTEERVAQVAKVGSGFSYYVSLKGVTGAGHIDTAQVAERIAAIRRHVSLPIGVGFGIRDAATAKVLAGVADAVVIGSRIIQEIEASEPEQAPAAVQAFVAGIRRALDE
- a CDS encoding CvpA family protein, with translation MTIFDYVVLFVLITSIIVSTLRGLVREMLSLLGWIVAFVVANAYGPALADMLPDAIPGATIRLIVAFLALFIGVRILMGLLSMAVSALVEAGGLSLADRGLGGLFGLGRGLVIVLAGVILCGMTSIPQQDFWRQALFSPIAETGVRTVKPFLPAAVAQHVQF
- the purF gene encoding amidophosphoribosyltransferase gives rise to the protein MCGIVGVVSHQPVNQLLYDALLLLQHRGQDAAGIATNHSSMFTMHKANGLVRDVFRTRNMRSLMGNSGIGHCRYPTAGSSSEEEAQPFYVNAPFGITLAHNGNLTNWEQLKNEMFKNDRRHINTDSDSEVLLNVLAHEIMRATTGYVLDSGTLFEAVTAVNRRVRGGYAAVAQIAGVGLLGFRDPFGIRPLCLGINETEQGTEYMLASESVALEGAGFRFERDVKPGEAVFIDADNQLHSRICADNPTLNPCVFEYVYLARPDSVIDGASVYNTRLKMGEYLAEKIKREGLADDIDVVMPIPDSSRPAAIQLALRLGKEYREGFIKNRYIGRTFIMPGQALRKKSVRQKLNAIGDEFKGKNVLLVDDSIVRGTTSREIVQMARDSGAKKVIFASAAPPVLYPNVYGIDMPTRDELIAHGRTVEEVCKEITADALVYQDLDDLKKAISDVNPALTSFEASCFDGHYITGDVSPDYLDRIEHARHNPKTKVVEDAARTQLNLNRVATEA
- the trpB gene encoding tryptophan synthase subunit beta, which produces MTSANSKALFHATDYQLPDATGHFGPYGGSFVAETLTYALAELNEAYARYSKDPEFLDEFRYELKHFVGRPSPIYHAKRWSEIAGGAQIYFKREDLNHTGAHKINNVIGQALLAKRMGKPRIIAETGAGQHGVATATICARFGLECVVYMGAEDVKRQAQNVYRMKLLGATVVPVESGSKTLKDALNEAMRDWVTNIENTFYIIGTVAGPHPYPMLVRDFQSVIGEECLVQMPEMAGRQPDYVLACIGGGSNAMGIFYPYIDQKDTQLIGVEAAGEGLDTAKHAASLTKGYPGVLHGNRTYLLQSDDGQIIETHSVSAGLDYPGVGPEHAWLKDSGRAQYVSITDEEALQAFHDCCHIEGIIPALESSHALAYAAKLAATLPKDKIVLANLSGRGDKDMHTVAERMGLKFG
- the folC gene encoding bifunctional tetrahydrofolate synthase/dihydrofolate synthase; the encoded protein is MPTPTTLPEWLALLESRHAETVINMGLDRVRAVKERLQLQFSCPVIMVAGTNGKGSTCAMLESILLRAGYRVGLYIKPHFLDFNERARVNGDLATDAMLVEAFDAVEAVRGDTPLTYFEFTTLAILHLMSRANLDVAILEVGLGGRLDAVNVVDADVAIVTSVDIDHVDYLGGTREQIGFEKAGIFRPGKAAICSDPVPPQALIDHAAAIGADLWLMGRDFNYSGDKQQWNYGGRSMRRNSLAYPSLRGANQLLNASAALAVLEVLKHELPVGAQEVRHGLVTVELPGRFQVLPGRPTVILDVAHNPHAASALHQNLGNMGFHPYTFAVFGSMHDKDIDGVIKAIGGSIDHWCVTTLPSPRAASASELAAKVQATVPDMHEKTVNIFDTPAQAFANAMSRAGENDRIVVFGSFLTVAGVMAARKSSLH
- the accD gene encoding acetyl-CoA carboxylase, carboxyltransferase subunit beta, producing the protein MSWLEKLLPPRIQRSEAAARKTMPEGLWVKCPSCEAVLYRTDLESNLHVCPKCDHHMRIRARERLDALLDAGGRYEIGQETLPVDSLKFKDSKKYPDRLKQAMEATGETDALVCLGGSIMSLPVVVACFEFEFMGGSMGSVVGERFARAAQVALEQKVPFICITATGGARMQEGLLSLMQMAKTTSMLTKLSEKKLPFISVLTDPTMGGVSASFAFMGDVVMAEPKALIGFAGPRVIENTVREKLPEGFQRSEFLLTKGAIDMIVDRRKMREEIARLLALLQNQAAEVIA
- a CDS encoding SPOR domain-containing protein, whose amino-acid sequence is MGLFSKFGKNKQQSPEDSGYYRAADDRAMTERARSKRASSNEAGAVPGATRGRGRKDAADPVLPEKKRARRRLVGAIALALAVAIGLPMVLDSEPKPLANDIAIQIPSKEKPQAAKPTVEPEPAVDPAVEAKTAQAEALDQSEEIVEPEDNTPVVTPPPRRAEPPQAVAQKAEPKAGAPKLAEHKPEPKHETKPEQKPEPKPEPKPEPKKVAEAKPEPKKPEAKPEAKPKTDDAARALALLEGKPAPAPADSGRYVIQVAALAAKDKVEELQGKLRDAGIKSFTQKSPSGELTRVKVGPFSSREEAEKAKAKLQKIGLSGSLSPA